One stretch of Patescibacteria group bacterium DNA includes these proteins:
- a CDS encoding iron-sulfur cluster assembly scaffold protein — protein sequence MKKNNNKSDLVRGEEVWLYSERVKDHFFNPRNVMTEDLLNNYQADGIGEVGSPACGDMMRVWIKVDPVTRKITDCKWRTFGCASAIASTSALSEMAIGMTVDEAKKITPEDIIKQLGGLPQIKVHCSVLGDQALRAAIADWEKRKNH from the coding sequence ATGAAAAAAAATAATAATAAATCGGATCTCGTGCGCGGCGAAGAAGTGTGGCTTTACTCCGAACGAGTAAAGGATCATTTTTTTAATCCCCGCAACGTGATGACCGAGGATTTGCTAAATAATTATCAGGCCGATGGAATCGGGGAAGTCGGGTCACCGGCGTGCGGCGACATGATGCGCGTTTGGATAAAGGTTGATCCCGTAACCCGCAAGATTACGGACTGCAAGTGGCGCACTTTCGGATGCGCTTCGGCGATCGCCTCAACCTCGGCGCTCTCGGAAATGGCCATCGGCATGACGGTGGATGAAGCGAAAAAAATAACACCGGAGGATATTATCAAGCAGCTTGGCGGACTGCCGCAAATCAAAGTTCACTGCTCAGTGCTCGGCGACCAGGCGCTCCGGGCGGCGATCGCGGATTGGGAAAAGAGGAAAAATCATTGA
- a CDS encoding FAD-dependent oxidoreductase, which translates to MKRQAEYLIVGASAAGMAAAEELRQRDANAGIAVLSDEKEPGYSRILLTKYLEGGIEKQKLFLRDKKWFDEQKIIFVTESRAELLDAEKKIVTTESGDEIEYGKLLIASGVRPRLLSARENGADIFYLWNLEDAEKILQAFREIKPRRAAVVGGGFIGQAFLKICRARGLETHLYMRGEYYWSKILGKVAGELINKKFIEQGIILHKSFEAAGEEIKGDIVFAGVGMKPNIEWLAGSGVETDDGVRVNERMETSARDVYAAGDVVKFFDAAAEEYRRQGNWANAARQGRIAGANMAGANEEFCEVTVNALDIFGLPVVFLGDTRREAADEVVEKMSGADAVKEIFVKDGKIRGAALAGDASERGLLEAAIKDKMGISKIYGN; encoded by the coding sequence ATGAAAAGACAGGCCGAATATTTAATTGTGGGCGCGAGCGCCGCGGGCATGGCCGCGGCCGAAGAGCTGAGGCAACGCGACGCGAATGCCGGAATTGCGGTTTTGAGTGACGAGAAAGAGCCGGGTTACTCGCGTATTTTACTTACAAAATATTTAGAAGGCGGGATTGAAAAACAAAAGTTGTTTTTGCGTGATAAAAAATGGTTTGATGAACAGAAAATAATATTCGTGACGGAATCGCGCGCGGAATTGCTTGATGCGGAGAAAAAAATTGTCACAACCGAGTCCGGAGACGAAATTGAATACGGAAAATTGTTAATCGCGTCCGGCGTGCGGCCTCGTTTGCTGTCAGCCCGTGAGAATGGAGCTGATATTTTTTATCTTTGGAACCTTGAAGATGCGGAAAAAATTCTGCAGGCCTTTCGGGAAATAAAACCGCGGCGAGCCGCGGTTGTGGGCGGCGGATTTATCGGCCAGGCATTTCTTAAGATTTGCCGGGCGAGGGGACTGGAGACGCATCTTTATATGCGGGGCGAATACTACTGGTCAAAGATATTGGGAAAAGTCGCCGGCGAATTAATCAATAAAAAATTTATTGAGCAGGGCATTATTTTGCATAAGAGTTTTGAGGCGGCGGGAGAAGAAATAAAAGGGGATATTGTTTTCGCGGGCGTGGGCATGAAACCGAATATTGAATGGCTTGCCGGTTCGGGTGTGGAGACGGACGACGGAGTCAGGGTGAATGAGCGCATGGAGACGAGTGCCCGGGACGTATATGCGGCCGGTGATGTGGTGAAATTTTTTGACGCGGCGGCTGAAGAATATCGCCGGCAGGGCAACTGGGCGAACGCGGCGCGCCAGGGCCGGATCGCCGGAGCGAATATGGCCGGCGCGAACGAAGAATTTTGCGAAGTGACGGTGAACGCTTTGGATATTTTTGGATTGCCGGTGGTTTTTTTAGGAGACACGCGGCGCGAGGCGGCGGACGAAGTGGTTGAGAAGATGTCCGGCGCGGACGCGGTGAAAGAAATATTTGTAAAAGACGGTAAAATCCGCGGGGCGGCGCTCGCGGGCGACGCTTCGGAGCGGGGCTTGCTTGAGGCCGCAATTAAAGATAAAATGGGTATATCAAAAATTTATGGAAATTAG
- a CDS encoding TIGR00730 family Rossman fold protein gives MPKRDIQKSFYKYHQPVDFRNTWRIFKIMSEFVEGYHLLSGLKREVTFFGSARAKPSSRHYRETEKLAKILGKNGHAIITGGGPGIMEAANKGAAAVGAESIGLNIQLPSEQILNPYCKKSQGFYYFFTRKVMLTSPSQAFFFLPGGFGTLDEFFEVIDLIEINRMPPVPVVAMMSDFWKELYNFLSEYSLKRIGAIKPKNLECIHIVDTAEEAAEFARGVKERPFFGDINPTGNPSNIDWKVFRIMAELVEGFEFVNRLKNDVTILGTGKLGPGTPYYQAAEELGRVLGHDGYTIVTGGGPGIMEAANKGAFEAGADSVGLNISFDGTVRANPYVKRSMGFFFPFTRKLIITAPSLAFVCFPGGFGTLHQLFELLVLMQTGKMGRMPIILFGREFWKPLADYLGRVACRLYSALDPGDLKLFDIVDSVEEAVLIIKKVPKTKS, from the coding sequence ATGCCCAAACGCGACATCCAAAAATCATTTTACAAATACCATCAGCCGGTTGATTTCCGGAACACCTGGCGCATTTTTAAAATCATGTCCGAGTTCGTTGAAGGATACCACCTGCTCTCCGGCCTGAAGCGCGAAGTCACATTCTTCGGCTCGGCGCGCGCCAAACCCTCAAGCCGGCATTACCGCGAAACCGAAAAATTGGCAAAAATACTTGGAAAAAATGGCCACGCCATTATCACCGGCGGCGGACCCGGCATCATGGAGGCCGCGAACAAGGGCGCGGCCGCGGTCGGCGCCGAATCCATTGGCCTCAACATCCAGTTGCCAAGCGAACAGATTCTAAACCCCTACTGCAAAAAATCCCAGGGTTTTTATTATTTCTTCACCCGCAAGGTCATGCTCACCTCCCCGTCGCAGGCATTTTTCTTTCTGCCCGGCGGCTTTGGCACCCTGGATGAATTCTTTGAAGTTATTGACCTCATCGAAATCAACCGCATGCCCCCCGTGCCCGTGGTGGCCATGATGAGCGATTTTTGGAAAGAACTTTATAATTTTCTGAGCGAATATTCGCTAAAACGCATCGGTGCCATCAAACCGAAAAACCTTGAATGCATCCATATCGTTGACACGGCCGAGGAGGCCGCCGAGTTCGCGCGCGGCGTCAAAGAACGGCCGTTCTTTGGAGATATTAATCCGACCGGCAATCCGTCAAACATTGACTGGAAAGTCTTCCGCATCATGGCCGAACTGGTAGAGGGCTTTGAATTCGTAAACCGCCTAAAAAACGACGTTACCATTCTCGGCACCGGCAAACTCGGGCCCGGAACTCCCTATTACCAGGCCGCCGAAGAACTCGGCCGCGTGCTTGGCCATGACGGCTACACCATTGTGACCGGCGGCGGGCCCGGCATCATGGAGGCCGCGAACAAAGGCGCTTTTGAGGCCGGCGCCGATTCCGTGGGCCTGAATATCAGTTTTGACGGCACGGTGCGCGCCAACCCCTACGTCAAGCGCTCCATGGGCTTCTTCTTTCCCTTCACCCGCAAGCTCATTATCACCGCGCCGTCGCTTGCCTTTGTCTGCTTCCCCGGCGGCTTCGGCACCCTGCACCAGCTTTTTGAGCTCCTCGTGCTCATGCAAACCGGCAAAATGGGCCGCATGCCCATCATTCTTTTCGGCCGGGAATTCTGGAAGCCGCTTGCCGATTACCTCGGCCGAGTCGCCTGCCGGCTCTATAGCGCCCTGGATCCCGGGGATCTCAAACTGTTTGATATCGTGGATTCGGTGGAAGAAGCCGTTCTTATCATCAAGAAAGTCCCAAAAACAAAATCCTGA
- a CDS encoding extracellular solute-binding protein codes for MKKIFFSFVILSLIATAGFGCKTQSEAEKEATKPVTLNFWGVFDESDAIQPLITAYRAKHPNVTINYKMYRFDEYEDELLNALAEDRGPDIFMVHNHWMRGYLAKILPLPAELTIAYVTQSGGALGSETKATLAKEKTMTLRALQDSFVQVVADDAVAPVWNATDEVNENKIVGLPLSVDTLALYYNRDILNAAGIAEPPTTWTDFLEQVKTITKLNADGGIAQSAAAIGTSSNIERFSDIVSALMMQNGTEMTNESGFATFNKIPKALTGRSEPPGFGAVRFYTDFANSGKEVYTWNDDFPNSLDAFSTGQTAFFFGYSYHLSQIRTKAPKLNLGIARLPQLEGNPEVNYANYWLNSVSAKSKSSNYAWDFVQFAASEANVKAYLDAAKRPTALRSLRDSQLEDVDLSVFASQLLTAKDWYRGKNWAAVEQTFADMIDSQVYGTMELKDAINLAVSKVNQTIQ; via the coding sequence ATGAAAAAAATATTTTTTTCTTTTGTCATCCTTTCTCTGATCGCCACCGCCGGCTTCGGCTGCAAAACCCAATCTGAAGCCGAAAAAGAAGCCACCAAACCTGTCACTCTGAATTTTTGGGGAGTTTTTGACGAATCCGACGCCATCCAGCCGCTTATCACCGCCTACCGCGCCAAGCATCCCAATGTCACCATCAACTACAAGATGTACCGGTTTGACGAATACGAAGACGAGCTGCTGAACGCCCTGGCCGAAGACCGCGGACCGGATATCTTTATGGTGCACAACCACTGGATGCGCGGCTATCTCGCCAAAATCCTGCCCCTTCCGGCCGAACTCACCATCGCCTATGTCACGCAGTCCGGAGGCGCTCTGGGAAGCGAAACCAAAGCCACCCTGGCAAAAGAAAAAACCATGACCCTGCGCGCGCTTCAGGACAGCTTTGTGCAGGTCGTGGCCGATGACGCCGTGGCGCCGGTCTGGAACGCGACCGACGAAGTGAATGAAAATAAAATCGTCGGACTGCCGCTTTCCGTGGACACGCTCGCGCTTTATTATAACCGCGACATTTTGAACGCCGCCGGCATCGCCGAGCCGCCGACCACCTGGACCGATTTTCTGGAACAGGTAAAAACCATCACCAAACTCAACGCCGACGGCGGCATCGCCCAGTCCGCGGCCGCGATCGGCACATCTTCCAACATTGAACGGTTCAGCGACATCGTTTCCGCGCTCATGATGCAAAACGGCACCGAAATGACCAATGAATCCGGATTCGCCACGTTCAATAAAATCCCCAAAGCCCTTACCGGCCGCAGCGAACCCCCGGGATTCGGCGCGGTCCGTTTTTACACCGACTTTGCCAACTCCGGAAAAGAAGTCTACACCTGGAATGACGACTTTCCGAATTCACTGGACGCTTTTTCCACCGGCCAGACCGCGTTCTTTTTTGGCTACTCGTATCATCTTTCCCAAATCCGCACCAAGGCGCCCAAGCTCAATCTCGGCATCGCCCGGCTCCCCCAGCTTGAGGGCAATCCGGAAGTAAATTATGCCAACTACTGGCTGAACTCGGTTTCCGCAAAGAGCAAGAGTTCAAATTACGCCTGGGACTTTGTGCAGTTTGCCGCAAGCGAAGCCAACGTCAAGGCCTATCTTGACGCCGCCAAGCGCCCGACCGCTCTGCGCTCGCTCCGCGACAGCCAGCTTGAAGATGTGGACCTTTCGGTTTTCGCTTCCCAGCTTCTCACGGCCAAAGACTGGTACCGCGGCAAAAACTGGGCCGCGGTTGAGCAGACCTTTGCCGACATGATTGATTCACAGGTCTACGGCACCATGGAGCTTAAAGACGCAATTAATCTTGCGGTGAGTAAAGTAAATCAGACCATTCAATGA
- a CDS encoding UTP--glucose-1-phosphate uridylyltransferase — MNKITKVVIPVAGFGTRFLPATKAMPKEMLTVVDKPVIQYVVEEAVAAGITDVILVTGASKRAVEDHFDYNHELQNWLKKQGKNDLREEIKKIADMANFIYIRQKGPYGNGTPILCAEKIIGDEPFAVLWGDEFFYGKKNRLSQLIRVFEKYGDPVLTAYGVKSADTVRYGMLDAVKIEKNIYQVKKIIEKPGPKKSPSLLASLGGFILTPDIFHALRNTKRGKGGELWLTDAIHNLSKRRPLYACEVSDATYYDTGSKLGYLKANVDFALRRPDLKKDFIKYLKSLKI, encoded by the coding sequence ATGAACAAGATAACAAAAGTCGTCATCCCGGTCGCCGGTTTCGGCACGCGCTTTCTGCCCGCCACCAAGGCAATGCCCAAAGAGATGCTTACCGTGGTAGATAAACCCGTAATTCAGTACGTGGTGGAGGAAGCCGTCGCCGCGGGCATCACCGATGTAATTCTGGTCACCGGCGCCTCAAAGCGCGCGGTTGAGGATCATTTTGATTACAACCACGAATTGCAGAACTGGCTCAAGAAACAGGGAAAAAACGATCTGCGGGAGGAAATAAAAAAAATTGCCGACATGGCAAATTTTATTTATATCCGGCAGAAGGGACCGTACGGCAACGGTACGCCGATCCTCTGCGCCGAGAAGATAATCGGCGACGAGCCGTTCGCCGTTCTCTGGGGAGATGAATTTTTTTACGGCAAAAAAAACCGCCTGTCCCAGCTTATCCGCGTTTTTGAGAAATACGGCGACCCCGTTCTCACCGCCTACGGAGTAAAATCCGCGGACACCGTGCGATACGGCATGCTTGACGCGGTTAAGATTGAAAAAAACATTTACCAGGTAAAAAAAATCATTGAAAAACCCGGACCGAAAAAATCGCCCTCTCTCCTCGCCTCCCTCGGCGGCTTTATCCTGACTCCGGACATCTTTCACGCGCTCCGCAATACCAAGCGCGGAAAAGGCGGCGAGCTCTGGCTCACCGACGCGATTCATAATCTTTCCAAGCGCCGGCCTCTTTACGCCTGCGAGGTGAGTGACGCGACGTATTACGACACCGGCTCCAAGCTCGGCTATCTCAAGGCAAATGTTGATTTTGCCCTGCGCCGGCCGGATCTAAAAAAAGATTTTATCAAATATCTCAAATCTTTGAAAATATGA
- a CDS encoding pilin, with amino-acid sequence MFKNKIFFTLSVITLVSLVFAPCLALAEGTDPNPETLLQQAGESAGFSAGTGQEQFLEIVGNIITVLLSLLGVIFFVLLIYGGFLWMTSQGKEETVKKAKQLITDAIIGLVIILAAYAISAFVIDALVTATLD; translated from the coding sequence ATGTTCAAGAATAAAATATTCTTTACGCTAAGCGTCATCACGCTTGTTTCGCTTGTATTCGCTCCTTGCCTCGCGCTTGCAGAAGGCACCGATCCGAATCCGGAAACCCTGCTTCAGCAAGCCGGTGAAAGCGCGGGATTCAGCGCCGGCACAGGCCAAGAACAGTTCCTGGAAATCGTCGGAAATATTATCACCGTGCTTCTCTCACTCCTCGGCGTCATCTTCTTTGTGCTCTTAATCTACGGCGGCTTCCTCTGGATGACCTCCCAAGGCAAGGAAGAAACAGTGAAAAAAGCCAAGCAATTAATTACCGACGCAATTATCGGCTTAGTTATCATCCTCGCGGCTTACGCGATTTCCGCATTCGTTATCGACGCTTTGGTCACCGCGACACTGGATTAA
- a CDS encoding pilin, translated as MKIFSIITIAILIFAAVPALAEDVGSCVCDFTMSGILITGPTGCSGIPEAQCNWNSGASNCGCMGEIRRSVTQEDCFPDAAGMISATYGITSPTYIITGSCSWTPAPSTGEETGETPSTGAGTPPRLEFEPPLGTTDVNELIGYIIRAVTGIVGSIALLMFVAGGFVWMTAAGNEERVKLGKNILIWSTLGLVVIFSAYAVTRYILTALLE; from the coding sequence ATGAAAATTTTTTCAATTATTACAATCGCCATTCTCATCTTTGCCGCCGTTCCGGCTTTGGCCGAGGATGTTGGCTCCTGCGTCTGCGACTTTACCATGAGCGGGATTCTTATTACCGGCCCGACCGGCTGCTCCGGGATTCCCGAAGCGCAATGCAACTGGAACAGCGGCGCTTCAAATTGCGGATGCATGGGCGAAATTCGCCGCAGTGTCACGCAAGAAGATTGTTTTCCCGACGCCGCCGGCATGATTAGCGCAACCTATGGTATCACCTCTCCCACCTATATAATTACCGGATCCTGCTCCTGGACCCCTGCGCCTTCGACCGGTGAAGAAACCGGCGAAACTCCTTCAACCGGCGCCGGCACTCCGCCGCGCCTGGAATTTGAGCCGCCCCTCGGCACCACGGACGTGAATGAGCTCATCGGCTATATCATCCGCGCCGTCACCGGCATTGTCGGCAGTATCGCGCTTCTCATGTTCGTAGCCGGCGGATTCGTCTGGATGACCGCTGCCGGAAACGAAGAGCGCGTCAAGCTCGGAAAAAATATCCTGATCTGGTCAACCCTCGGCCTCGTCGTCATCTTCTCGGCCTATGCCGTCACGCGCTATATCTTAACCGCCTTACTGGAATAA
- a CDS encoding SIS domain-containing protein — protein MEISVKIMKKLDSRDVFGSIGFIPKQAAQAWSEARRIKIPKNYSRVSRILVCGMGGSAIGPHAVRSIFYDKIDAPMQIINSYNLPAYVDENTLVLLSSYSGTTEEVISCAREARAKRAKIMVIAAGGVLAEMAKKYSWPMYEFTPKWNPCGQPRLGLGYAIFGTLALLSRAGLARVSESEGEAMIRALARQAKRFAANGTNPAKNLARQLKGKQVILIGSEFLEGNMHIAANQINETSKQFATYFLIPEINHHLLEGLSFPERPKRDMRFVFFESKKYHPQVQRRYALTRQIIERNKIKTLTYRFSETAKLAQASEALMLGAYLSFYLGIMNGKDPSDIPWVNFLKKKLSN, from the coding sequence ATGGAAATTAGTGTAAAAATCATGAAAAAACTTGATTCACGCGATGTTTTTGGTTCAATCGGCTTTATTCCCAAACAGGCGGCTCAGGCCTGGAGCGAAGCGCGGCGGATTAAGATCCCGAAAAATTATTCGAGGGTTTCGCGTATTTTGGTTTGCGGCATGGGCGGTTCGGCAATCGGACCGCACGCGGTGCGTTCAATTTTTTACGACAAGATTGATGCGCCGATGCAGATTATAAACAGTTATAATCTGCCGGCTTACGTGGATGAAAATACTTTGGTTTTATTATCTTCATATTCGGGCACGACCGAAGAAGTAATTTCGTGTGCGCGCGAGGCCCGGGCAAAGCGCGCGAAAATTATGGTAATTGCCGCAGGCGGTGTGCTTGCGGAGATGGCAAAAAAATATTCCTGGCCGATGTATGAATTTACGCCGAAGTGGAATCCGTGCGGCCAGCCGCGGCTCGGGCTTGGATACGCGATATTCGGGACACTCGCGCTTCTCTCGCGCGCCGGTCTGGCGCGCGTTTCGGAGAGCGAAGGCGAGGCAATGATCCGCGCGCTTGCTCGGCAGGCAAAGCGGTTTGCCGCAAACGGCACAAATCCGGCAAAGAATTTGGCGCGCCAGCTCAAGGGGAAACAGGTGATTTTAATTGGTTCGGAATTTTTGGAAGGCAACATGCACATCGCGGCAAATCAAATCAACGAAACATCAAAGCAGTTCGCGACATATTTTCTGATTCCGGAAATCAACCATCATTTGCTTGAGGGGCTTTCTTTTCCCGAGCGGCCGAAGCGCGATATGAGATTCGTATTTTTTGAATCCAAAAAGTATCATCCCCAAGTCCAGCGGCGGTACGCGCTCACGCGGCAGATTATTGAAAGAAATAAGATTAAAACCCTGACTTATCGTTTTTCCGAAACCGCGAAGCTCGCGCAGGCGTCCGAGGCGCTGATGCTCGGAGCATATTTGAGTTTTTATCTCGGCATCATGAATGGCAAAGATCCTTCGGATATCCCATGGGTTAATTTTCTTAAGAAAAAACTGAGTAATTAA
- a CDS encoding cysteine desulfurase family protein — translation MKKIYLDNAATTRLDRRVMAEMMPYLGERFGNPSSFHSVGKEAQNAVEAARRSAAGFLNCRPREIIFCSGGTESDNMAVLGAARANRAAGNHLVASAIEHHAVLEPMHHLREKEGFRVTEAGVDKFGIVDPDEVERLITKNTILVSVMAANNEIGTIQPIAEIGKRILKWRKAHGTGYPLFHTDACQAAGAVDLNVEKLHVDFLTLNGSKVYGPKGAGLLYTRAGAKFESLTFGGGQEAGRRPGTENVSAIVGLAKALEIASAGRARENKRLVALRDYFIKKVLKIIPDAYLNGHATERLPNNINFSFLNAEGEAMILYLDAKGVSVSSGSACTSRSLDPSHVILACGAPHEVAHSSVRFTLGRETKKADLDYVLKILPSVVQKIRSMSPTKFIYEKK, via the coding sequence ATGAAAAAAATATACTTGGACAATGCGGCAACGACCCGGCTTGACCGGCGTGTCATGGCCGAAATGATGCCATATCTGGGTGAACGTTTTGGCAATCCTTCAAGTTTCCATTCCGTGGGTAAAGAAGCCCAGAATGCAGTTGAGGCGGCACGGCGGAGCGCGGCCGGATTTTTAAATTGCCGCCCCCGGGAGATTATTTTTTGCTCGGGCGGTACGGAGTCGGATAACATGGCGGTTTTGGGCGCGGCGCGGGCGAACCGGGCGGCCGGCAACCATCTTGTGGCCTCGGCGATTGAACACCATGCCGTGCTTGAGCCAATGCACCATCTCCGCGAAAAAGAAGGTTTCCGCGTCACCGAAGCCGGGGTTGATAAGTTTGGAATCGTTGATCCGGACGAAGTGGAGAGGTTAATTACCAAAAATACGATTTTGGTTTCCGTGATGGCGGCGAACAATGAAATCGGCACCATTCAGCCAATCGCGGAAATCGGCAAGCGAATTTTAAAATGGCGCAAGGCGCACGGTACGGGGTATCCGCTTTTTCATACCGATGCGTGCCAGGCGGCCGGCGCCGTGGATTTAAATGTGGAAAAATTACACGTTGATTTTTTAACATTAAACGGCAGCAAGGTTTACGGGCCCAAGGGCGCGGGGCTGCTCTACACGCGGGCCGGGGCAAAATTTGAATCCCTTACCTTCGGCGGCGGGCAAGAAGCGGGTCGCCGCCCGGGCACGGAAAATGTTTCGGCAATCGTCGGCCTCGCCAAGGCGTTGGAAATTGCTTCGGCCGGGCGCGCGCGGGAAAATAAGCGGCTCGTGGCGCTCAGAGATTATTTTATAAAAAAAGTTCTAAAAATAATTCCGGACGCTTATCTCAACGGCCATGCGACGGAGAGGTTGCCAAACAATATAAATTTTTCTTTCTTGAACGCCGAGGGGGAGGCGATGATTTTGTACCTTGATGCCAAAGGCGTGTCGGTTTCATCCGGGTCGGCGTGCACTTCGCGGTCGCTTGATCCCTCGCACGTGATACTTGCCTGCGGCGCGCCGCACGAAGTGGCACATTCTTCGGTGCGCTTTACGCTCGGCCGGGAGACAAAAAAGGCGGATCTTGATTATGTGCTCAAGATTTTGCCGTCGGTTGTCCAAAAAATACGATCAATGTCACCAACTAAGTTTATTTATGAAAAAAAATAA
- a CDS encoding DUF5698 domain-containing protein, with amino-acid sequence MILFFIGFLEMIIATAWTRVVTKAQIMASGFVTLVNIFIWYYVLQRIISDISNTQLIVIYALGCAIGTMFCTAYFHYFDKICRRKNKVRSAQPVLQENK; translated from the coding sequence ATGATTCTCTTTTTCATCGGTTTCCTGGAAATGATTATCGCCACTGCCTGGACCCGCGTGGTCACCAAGGCGCAAATCATGGCAAGCGGGTTTGTCACCCTGGTCAATATCTTTATCTGGTACTACGTGCTCCAGCGCATAATTTCCGATATCAGCAACACCCAGCTGATTGTTATCTACGCGCTCGGATGCGCCATCGGCACCATGTTCTGCACCGCGTATTTTCATTATTTTGACAAAATATGCCGGCGCAAAAATAAAGTACGGTCAGCCCAGCCCGTTCTTCAGGAGAATAAATAA
- a CDS encoding pilin — MRNLMKNTVARNICAFAILSLIFVPLSAALALEVGIEEVESEIELGKRDIRATVASIINVAMGLLGIVAVGIILIGGFQWMTAGGNEENVTKAKQRIIQGIIGLAIILASWAIARFVLESLVTATQD, encoded by the coding sequence ATGCGTAATTTAATGAAGAATACTGTTGCGCGCAATATCTGCGCTTTCGCAATTCTCTCCCTCATCTTCGTTCCGCTTTCAGCCGCTTTGGCCCTGGAAGTCGGCATTGAAGAGGTTGAGTCCGAGATTGAGCTCGGCAAACGCGATATCCGCGCCACCGTCGCTTCAATCATCAACGTGGCCATGGGCCTCCTCGGCATCGTCGCCGTGGGCATAATCCTCATCGGCGGCTTTCAGTGGATGACCGCCGGCGGCAACGAGGAAAACGTAACTAAAGCAAAACAAAGAATTATTCAGGGCATTATCGGACTTGCCATCATTTTGGCTTCATGGGCAATCGCCCGCTTCGTGCTCGAGAGCCTGGTTACCGCAACTCAGGACTAA
- a CDS encoding pilin encodes MKKYITIILAIIIVLAPIPVLAFQLIPSGCTGQNVTTQNCGLTEIFQTFINFANFLLSIAGSVTLLMFIYGGFVWLTSGGASDKIKKGKDIMVNTTIGLVIMLAAATVIYSVGTFLCGGDQSCLRQLNIYGAAEGQEGGMDCRKQENDGKTCGTEKNYVCSYEARKCVTRCEADQNLASRGYACQTVPLASKDKASASLYAESYSCKLNLCPGDWDTLCCPAHEAATTCCKCEINDASATTYYFPSDSGADCITACESARDLIGATTIPEITPGIERTEDPGCEEALSRRGI; translated from the coding sequence ATGAAAAAATACATAACAATTATTCTCGCGATAATCATCGTGCTTGCTCCGATTCCGGTTTTGGCGTTTCAGCTTATTCCTTCCGGCTGTACCGGGCAGAATGTCACGACCCAAAACTGCGGTCTTACGGAAATTTTTCAGACGTTCATTAATTTCGCGAACTTTCTCCTTAGCATCGCCGGCTCGGTCACGCTGCTCATGTTCATCTATGGCGGTTTTGTCTGGCTCACTTCGGGCGGGGCTTCGGATAAAATAAAAAAAGGCAAAGACATCATGGTGAACACGACCATCGGGCTTGTGATCATGCTTGCCGCCGCGACCGTAATTTATTCGGTCGGCACTTTTCTCTGCGGCGGCGACCAATCATGCCTCCGCCAGCTTAATATATACGGCGCGGCCGAGGGCCAGGAAGGCGGCATGGACTGCCGCAAGCAGGAAAATGACGGCAAAACCTGCGGCACGGAAAAAAACTATGTCTGCTCGTACGAGGCGCGAAAATGCGTCACCCGCTGTGAAGCCGACCAAAATCTCGCGAGCCGCGGCTACGCCTGTCAGACCGTTCCGCTCGCGAGCAAAGACAAAGCCTCGGCAAGCCTTTACGCCGAATCCTACAGCTGCAAATTAAATCTCTGCCCCGGCGATTGGGACACCCTCTGCTGCCCGGCGCACGAAGCCGCCACCACCTGCTGCAAGTGTGAAATCAACGATGCCTCTGCCACTACTTATTATTTTCCGTCCGATTCGGGCGCTGACTGCATCACTGCCTGCGAATCGGCGCGCGATCTCATAGGAGCAACCACGATTCCTGAAATAACGCCCGGCATTGAGCGCACCGAAGACCCGGGCTGCGAGGAAGCGCTTTCTCGAAGAGGGATATAA